A region from the Haloarcula sp. CBA1127 genome encodes:
- a CDS encoding N-6 DNA methylase, translating to MPLWWLREHGSPQIDVDEIVATLEEIRQRGHSAHTVFRDWVNLVLFALQDRDDPYLEIVDDYRERGDMAHPEGQRSVDPFAKAFGQLQERMAATDADVLGAVYEAYGMSSDAFGQHFTPHSVCETMAGIAGVGDESDSEDRETVCDPACGSGRTLLVAGRKQPDALFVGQDKDPLCARMTALNCCFLNLGAYVIQGDSLTVEFQRAWQTSYSSLGGSVRELDDEEVEELHEWVTDAFENTVEAENQPSPTQRTDTGAEDQASPVATSVPSEQASLDAFEGSD from the coding sequence GTGCCTCTCTGGTGGCTGAGAGAGCATGGCTCGCCACAGATCGACGTCGACGAGATTGTTGCAACGCTTGAGGAAATTCGCCAGCGCGGGCACAGCGCGCACACGGTCTTCCGAGACTGGGTCAACCTCGTGCTGTTCGCACTGCAGGACCGAGACGACCCGTATCTGGAGATCGTTGACGACTATCGCGAGCGCGGCGATATGGCCCATCCAGAAGGACAGCGGTCGGTCGACCCCTTCGCCAAGGCGTTCGGCCAGCTCCAAGAACGGATGGCGGCCACTGACGCTGACGTTCTGGGTGCTGTCTACGAGGCGTATGGAATGTCCAGCGATGCGTTCGGCCAACACTTCACGCCCCACTCTGTTTGCGAGACAATGGCTGGAATCGCCGGCGTCGGAGACGAGAGCGATAGCGAGGACCGGGAGACGGTTTGTGACCCAGCCTGTGGGAGCGGTCGGACGCTACTGGTCGCCGGTCGAAAGCAGCCAGACGCGCTGTTTGTCGGGCAAGACAAGGACCCACTGTGTGCCCGAATGACGGCGCTGAACTGCTGTTTCCTGAATCTGGGTGCCTACGTTATCCAGGGCGACTCACTGACTGTTGAGTTCCAGCGAGCGTGGCAGACCTCGTACTCTTCGCTGGGTGGGAGCGTTCGCGAGCTAGACGACGAGGAGGTCGAAGAGCTTCACGAGTGGGTGACCGACGCCTTCGAGAATACGGTCGAGGCGGAGAACCAGCCCAGTCCAACGCAGAGGACAGACACGGGCGCGGAAGACCAAGCATCTCCTGTTGCGACGTCTGTCCCAAGTGAGCAGGCCAGTCTGGATGCGTTCGAGGGCAGCGATTGA
- a CDS encoding PadR family transcriptional regulator yields the protein MHDLTAFQRDLLFVVAGKSKPAGVAIKDEIEEYYEKKIHYGRLYPNLDTLIDKGLVEKEKKDGRTNGYIITNRGRRELQARCDWENKFYN from the coding sequence ATGCACGACCTGACAGCATTTCAACGAGACTTATTGTTCGTAGTTGCTGGGAAATCCAAACCCGCTGGTGTCGCAATCAAAGACGAAATTGAAGAATATTACGAGAAGAAGATTCATTACGGCCGACTTTATCCAAATCTGGATACACTCATCGACAAAGGTCTCGTCGAGAAAGAGAAGAAAGACGGACGGACGAATGGCTACATAATCACCAATCGTGGGCGTCGAGAGCTTCAAGCCCGGTGCGACTGGGAGAATAAGTTCTACAACTGA
- a CDS encoding transcription initiation factor IIB family protein, with protein MSSQTVQTALSTATPSCPECGGELDSSGRETNCKDCGLVTDQDRIDRRPSWRTYDQEEQQRTGAPRTVTRHDRGLSTNIGSVDSADISPRRRRRLARQRRLHGRSKFTSKRDRNLAHGLGEIRRIASALSESNAVKEQAATFFREAQDKDLLIGRSIEGGAAAAVYAACRCNGLVTMETVADVARCSDSHIWNCYRTFLTELDLPIPVSLPVDWVARICSDLPFDIAPDIRQRALELAEQATESTEINGRPDGIAAGALYLAGKESDIRLTQATICEPLDVHITTARQWFQEIEEHIVE; from the coding sequence ATGTCTTCACAAACTGTCCAGACAGCGTTGTCTACGGCTACGCCGAGCTGTCCCGAGTGTGGCGGCGAACTCGATAGCAGCGGGCGAGAAACGAACTGCAAGGACTGTGGCCTGGTGACCGACCAAGACCGGATCGACCGCAGGCCATCGTGGCGGACGTACGATCAGGAGGAACAGCAGCGGACGGGCGCACCTCGGACGGTCACTCGCCACGACCGAGGCCTGTCGACGAACATCGGAAGCGTCGATAGTGCAGACATCTCTCCGAGACGGCGTCGACGGCTTGCTCGTCAGCGACGACTCCACGGCCGGTCGAAGTTCACCAGCAAGCGCGACCGGAATCTTGCTCACGGGCTTGGTGAAATCCGACGCATCGCGAGTGCGCTGTCTGAGAGCAATGCGGTGAAAGAGCAGGCAGCCACGTTCTTCAGGGAAGCCCAAGACAAGGACCTCCTGATCGGACGGTCGATTGAGGGCGGTGCAGCGGCCGCTGTATACGCTGCCTGCCGATGCAATGGCCTCGTGACGATGGAGACGGTAGCCGACGTTGCCCGGTGTTCAGACTCCCACATATGGAACTGCTACCGAACGTTCCTGACAGAACTTGACCTTCCGATCCCAGTATCGCTCCCGGTGGACTGGGTGGCGCGGATTTGTTCGGACCTTCCATTCGACATTGCGCCGGATATTCGCCAGCGAGCGCTCGAACTCGCAGAGCAGGCGACCGAGTCCACCGAGATCAACGGGCGACCAGACGGTATCGCAGCCGGCGCTCTGTACCTCGCCGGGAAAGAGTCAGACATCCGGCTCACGCAGGCGACGATCTGCGAGCCACTGGATGTGCATATTACGACGGCCCGGCAGTGGTTCCAGGAGATCGAGGAGCATATCGTTGAATGA